One Aegilops tauschii subsp. strangulata cultivar AL8/78 chromosome 7, Aet v6.0, whole genome shotgun sequence genomic window carries:
- the LOC109741372 gene encoding large ribosomal subunit protein eL34 has protein sequence MVQRLTYRKRHSYATKSNQTRVVKTPGGRLVYQYTKKRASGPKCPVTGKKIQGIPHLRPTEYKRSRLSRNRRTVNRPYGGVLSGPAVRERIIRAFLVEEQKIVKKVLKIQKTKEKTTKS, from the exons ATGGTGCAGCGGCTGACATACCGAAAGCGCCACAGCTACGCCACCAAGTCGAACCAGACTCGCGTCGTCAAGACACCAG GTGGGAGGCTTGTGTACCAGTATACCAAGAAGCGGGCGAGTGGGCCAAAATGCCCGGTTACCGGCAAGAAGATCCAAGGA ATTCCACACCTGAGGCCTACTGAGTACAAGAGGTCCAGATTGTCGAGGAACAGGAGGACTGTGAACCGTCCTTATGGTGGTGTTCTGTCTGGTCCTGCAGTCAGGGAGAG GATCATCAGGGCGTTTTTGGTGGAGGAGCAGAAGATTGTGAAGAAGGTGCTGAAGATCCAGAagaccaaggagaagaccaccaAGAGCTAA